The DNA window CGGTGAACCCCTGATCGGCGAGCGCTCGCACCATCCTGTGCAACCCACGCACGTAGTGGCCGACCGTGCCAGCGGTATCGGCACTGCCGTGGGGGTGTATCAGCTCCACCAAACCGACGGCCAGATCGCGCGCCAACCTGGGGTTCGGCGACCCCGTAAGGTCGAATTCGGCTCTGCTGCCGTCACTGAACACGCAGCTCAGACCGAGCGGAGTGTCAACAACCATCGTCGGCATCACAACACCTCCTCGGCGTCGTCGTGGAATTCGGCGTCGGATTCCCGCTGCGCGGCGTCCTCGCCGACGAGTCCGGATTCCACGCCGGCGGTTTCGTAGGCTTGCCGGTAAATCCGGGTCGTATCAAGGCGTTTCAGATACTTTTCCGTGGTCAACACCGTCGAGTGACCCAACAGGTCCCGCAGCACCAGCAGCGGATCGGCCTTGGTCAGGTAGAACACCAGCGCCGCGTCGGCGTCGGTGTCGCGCACCAGCTTTGCCGCCTGCCGGTAGTAGCCGGTCACCAAATATTCCAAGGTCTGCATCGAGAACGAATGCCGCAGCCGGTGCGGGTGAACATGCGGGAACCGTGGCTCGAACCTCGCGCGGATCCGGTCGGCGGTGCGCTCGAACACCGTCGCCCACGCCGTGAACGGGCCACCATCGGCTTTCACCGCCAGCAGGCACGACCCGCCCTTCGGTGCCACCAGCCGACGCCGCTCGGCCGGGGTCAGCGACTCCCACGACCGGCGAACACCGTTGACCCGGCCACCCCGCGCATCCGGGTCGCTCACCAGCAGCGGTTCACCCCACCGTCGCGGCGGTCGCCAGGCCGACCCTTCGGTGACGGCCGCGCGGTCAAGCTCCAGGTAGTCGTGCAGCCCGGCCAGGGCGTCGTAAGAGATCCAGGTAGTGCGGAACTTGCGGCCCTTGGTGATTCCCGCCGGCACCGGAAACGGGATCGGAATCGCCGTCGGCGCCAGCGGCAGCGCCGGAACCTCCCACGGCAGCAGATGGGTGAACTCGCCCAACCGCAACCCGGTCGCCAACGCCAGATCCCCGATCGCGGCGTTGCGGGTCATCTCCCGGCCCGCGAACCCGCTGTCGCGGTTGCCATCCGGTGCCAAACCGCGTAACCCTTTGCGGAACAGGTCGGTGAAGTCCGGCTCCAGATACTTGATGGTCACGTGTGGTTTCGGGGTGCGGCGCGACGCCAGATTCACCCGGACATCGCGGCCGGTGCCGGCGAAGACCGCCCGCGCCGACCGGTAGGTGAACGGCTCGGCAGCGGCAACTCCTTCGTCGATCGCCCACCGGTAGAACAGCGACAGGATGCTCATGTGCTGCGACCACGTGGTCGCAGCGAACCTCGCCGAAATTGGCCCGGCCGCGCGGTGCTCGGCATACCGGCTCAGCCCGGCCTTGAGCCGGTCGCGGGTGTCGAACAACCCGATCCCGTGCTCAGCGAGGAACTCCGTCCACTCCTTGACTGCCCGCGCGTAGTTCTCCCACGAACTCGGCGCCGGCGCCCCGCTGGCCGGAAGCAGCCGCAGCCACCGGTTCGCCACCGACACCGATCGCGGCGCCCCGAGGCCGTCCTCGAACAGCAGGTCGTCATCGATTAGCACCGGCATCCCCTCCGGAATCACCGGCCGGTGCTCGACATCCCAGGACCGCCAGCCTTGCGACGAGAAGAAGCTCAGGATCACAAGCGAACAGGCTAGAAACACCACACGACTCGACGCAACCGCCAAACACCAAGGCCACCAGCCCCTTCCCGGCTTATCGCAACACGGGAACTAAGCGGGGACAAAATGCCGGTAGGCGTACGGCACCACCCGGGTCTTGTCGAATTCGGTCCCGTCTTCGGTGCGCAAGGTGGGCAGCGCGGCGAGCCAGTCACGGTGACGAGCCGCCAGGGTATTTGTGCTGATTGCCTTGCGCCCGTCAGGATTTCGTACCCGTGTGGGCAGCAATCTCAGCTCCGCGATGGGCGTGTCGGGGAAACGATGTCGGACGCGGTGTTGTTGGGCTGTGATGACCGCGGCGGTTGTCGTGCTGATCGGCAATCGGCGGCGAAGCCTATTGGCTTTGATGTTGTCGTAGACGAGCACCTCCCCGCCGTCTTTGTCTCGGTCCAGGCAGTTCAGGGTGAGGTTGAGAATGTCCTCGGGCCGGCGGCCGGTGTCGATGCCGATCTGGGTGGCGACCCTGACTTCGGCGGGCTCGAGGGTGTCGAGGTTCGAGCACACGACGTTCATGATCTCGGCGGGCAGGCAGCGTCCGGGCTCACCGCGTTCGGGATCGGCGGGGATGTCGATGCGTTCGATCGCGAAGTCGCCGGGCAATCCTGCAGCCGGCTGCCGGGGTCGGGTCAATCCCAGAGAGCGGATGCCTGCCAGCACTTGGCGCACGTCCCGGCAGATCATGTTGCGCCGGTAGCGACCGATCCGACCGGTGAACTCCAGATGGCCGAGCCGGTTGAGGAACACCTCCAGGTCCGTCCGGCCAAGCGCGGCGGGGTCGAGACCGCGGTCGGGTCGGCGGGCGAGGTGTTCGGACAGCAACCCGATATTGTTGATCTTGCCGCGCACACGAGAGGCACCGCTGCCCCGGTGATGCGGAAGCTGCTCGGCCGCCCATCGTTTGGCGGCATCGGCCAGCCATGGTTGGGTGATCGCGGTGAAGGACAGCCTCCCGGGGTGACCGAAAATGGCCAGATCCCAGATGTCCTGGGTTTGTTCGCCCCCGGGGTCGGCGAGCGCGCGGCGGGCGTCGCGGGCGAACGAGGCCAGCACCGAGCGTGCACGCAAGCCAGGGGCCAGGCCCGGCTCGCAGTCGTGGATCGAGGCGACTTGGTGGCGGCGCAAAGTGTCGCAGACCGCCCGCAGCACAACGTCGGTGAGCCGCAGGCCCTCCCGAACGCGGGTCTGCAAGCCGACCAGCACTTCCACCACGACCAGCTCGGGCAGTTTCCGCAGGTTCACCTGCCCTGGTTCGGCCACTCCCGATTCGCGTGTCCGCCACGATTGTTCGTCGAGTCCGGGGCCGTTCTGTTGAGCTACGGACCACCGTTGATAGTGCGTGCCGCAGTAACCGATCGCCCCGTCTGCGGTGCGGGTGCACGCCGGAACCGAGCAGGCCGGAGACGGTGGATGGGGCCGCACCCGCGGATGCCGCACGAACTCCTCGACGGTCACGGGAATCCGCCTGTTTCGGAAGTTGGAAGCGTGCGGTTCGCACAACACTGCACCCGGGACCGTCGGCACGCATCGGCATTTCGGGACCGCGCAGTGCGGTGCCGGGACGGGCGCGGCGGGAAGGCTCTCGCGGGCGGCGATGTCGTCCACGGTCATGCCCATGCGGGTCAGCCTGGTAAAACAGCGGTGGCAGATGTCGGGGTAGTTGTAATGGGCGGTCGCAGTGCACTGCTCGACCCGACACACTTTCCGGCCGAGGAGCCGGTGTCCGACGGGCAGAAACAGGATTCGAGCGACCGGATCCCATCCGGCCTCCTCCAACAGCGCCCTGTCCAGCGCTCGCGCCAGCGCTGCAGCGGGACCATCGAAAGCGGCACCGATAAGCACGTGCGGGAACTCGATCCCCTTCCGGTCACCGCCCACGACACGGGCCAAGCTTGCGGCGGTCACCGGGTCACCGCACCGAGTTCACGAGGACTGGGCACGGCGTCGACGGCCGCCCGCAGCCGGGAGGAGTCGGGATGCAGATAAACCTGCGACGAGGACACCGCCGCGTGACCAAGCAAATCGGCGACCACGTCGACCCCGGCTCCGGCATCAACAACGTTGCTGCCGTACGCGTGTCGCAGCTGGTGGGGCCGCACCACGACGTCGAGTCCGGCGCGCCGCGACGCCGCGGCCATCAACTCCCCGATCGCGTCCGGGCGCATCGGTTTACCGATTTTGCCGCGGAACAGGTTGACGAACACGAAATCGTTATTGGCGGCATCGGCGACGCGCATGCGCTCGAACTCGTAGACGTCGAACACTTGCACCACAAGGAAATCCAGCGGCACCACCCGCTGCCGGCGCGATTTGGCCCACGCCTCGTTCGAGTTGTCCTCGCGGCGCACCACATGCAGATGCGCCCGCGCCACCTCGCAGCCCAGGCGGCGCGAATCCACCAGCAGGTGCACATCGCTGCGCCGCAGTCCGCACAGCTCCCCGCGGCGCAACCCGCCCCGCGCCATCAACAGCACGATCAGCCGGTCCCGCGCCGAACGGCAGGCCCGCAGTATCGCGACGATCTGCTCATCGCTGGCCCGATCGATCGTCGTTTCCGGTTCCCGCAGCCGATGCCGGGCCCGCATCCGCCACGCCATCCGACCGTCCTCGCCGCGGGCCTCGGCCGGCAGGTCCCGGTCGTCGGCGACCTCGTAGAGCATCGACACCAGTCCCGCCGCCCCGGTGCCGGTCGCGACCGCGTGTACCACCATGCCCCGCACCGCCGTCAGCACACCGTTGATCCGCGATGGGCACCGCAGCGTAGCAGCGCCGGGACCGGCCACCACTCCGCTCGCGGTGTCCTCAACCGGTCCCCCGGCGTGCGCCAACCACCTTATGAACAGTGCGAAACCCTCGACACCGCCTTGCCAGGAGCGCCCCGATCGAGCGCACCAGCGCAGAAACAACGCGATCGAATGCGCGTACGCCTTGGTCGTGGACTCGGCCGCGTCGCGGCCGAACCGCAGATGCCGCAGATACTCGTCGGCAACACCCACCACGTGCAGGTCCTCGTCCAGCACCGTCCAATACCGTTGCCCCGACGGCAAACTCACCGGGAATGCTCGCATGATCTCTCGCTTTCTGGTCGACAGTCTCAAACGACTACCAGCCACAAGCACCACACCCCCGGAGAAACGCCGAACAACCCGCCCGATCCTCCCGGTCGAGCAACATGGCGCAACAGGTCAGGCAACCCCGGAGAAGGGTTGCGTCGGACCGAGACCGCCAAGCTCGACCTGGTGGACTTCGGCCGCAATGCGGCTGCGCCGCAGTTCGGCGGGTTCGGCACGCTCAACGTGCGCTACGGCAAGGCGAAACGGGGGCAGCCGCCGCGGCGGCGGAATGTGTTGTCGGTGATGGATTGGGCAGTAGATGCCGTTGCTGACTATGTCGAGAACGTGCGGCCGAAGTTCGGGTGCCCCGATCATCCAGCGCTGTGGGTGACTGAGCGGGGCGGGCGGATCAAGCCTGCGGAGATCAACGCTCGGTTCGTCGCCTATCGGGATGCGTTGAAGTTGTCGAAAGACCTTGTGCCCCACTCAATCCGTCACTCGTTCGTCACTCACCTCACCGAGGACGGTGTTGACCGGCGGTTCATCCAATCCCAGGTTGGGCACGAGTGCGACAGTTCCACGGCCATCTACACCCATGTCAGCTCAGACTTCATGAACACCATGCTGCAGAAGGCGCTCGCGCCCGCGCTTGCTTCGATCCCTCCGGCAGACAAGGACTGATGATGCCCGCCAAGCTCGACTACCACTGGCATCTGCGGAAGGTCATGGCCGACCGTGGCATGTTCGCGACCACCGATCTGATCGAGCCGCTGGACAAGCGCGGCATCACCTTGTCGTCCAGCCAGGTCTACCGGCTGGTCGTCGAGCGACCCGAACGGCTGAGCCTGAAGGTCCTGATGGCGCTGCTGGACATCCTCGACTGCACGATCGACGATTTGATCGAGCCCGCCGTCTCGGCGCAGGCGAGCGCTCGCGCGAAGAAGGCGGTCGGCGCTGAAGCCGGCATCGGCGAGCTGCGGCCCAAGCGGGCGCGCGTCCGCGGCGCCAAGGGGCCGTGACCATCGGCGACCGCTCGGTTTTGGATCCGGTCGGGTTCATCGCGGACCTGGTGGTGGCGGTCGATGACCGGCTTGCACTTGAGCGGGTCAGGTCGGTCGTCACCAGCGTCGCGGGCGGGCGGGCGAAATCGCGGCGTCTGGCAGCGTTTCTCGCCGGGCGCCCGGCCGTGTTGACCGATGGACGCTCTCCGGCGCCGCGGGCGGTCGGCGACCTGCTGATAGCACTGCGAAAAGCCGGCGCGGAGGTTTCGCCGCCGGTCTGCGGCGAGTGCGGCAAGCCGATGCGGACCCTGCAGCGTCGTGGTCAGGACTGGTACTGCGGGGCCTGCAGCCTGCGTCCGGCGCCTTGTGTGGCCTGCGGGCAGCTTCGGCACGTCTCGACGCGTGATCGCGCCGGAGGGCCCCGCTGCGCGCACTGCCCGGATCGCGATGACCGCGATCCGATCTCGGTCATCTGCGACGTGGTTGCCCGGCTGGATCCGGCTGTGGACCGCGACCTCATTGCCGGCTCGGTTGGCAGACTTGCGTCTCGGCCCGCGCATCAACGCAGGATCGCGTGGGCGTTGGAGGCTCAACCCGAATTGCTCACCGGCGCCGGGCATCTCGCCCCTGTCCGCGCGATCATCCCGCTGATCGATGCTCTGCACGCCGCTGGCGTTGCCGGCATCGTCCGGCCGGCGTGCCCTCTCTGCGGTCGTGTCGTCCGGATCGACAAACCTCTCGACGGGCAGCGTGTCTGCCGCACCTGCATCGCCCACACCCGCATCGAAGAATGCGCACGCTGCGGCGCCCGCCGCGAACCGGCCACTCGGGACGAGCACGGCCGACCACTCTGCCCGAACTGTTTGATCACCGACCCCAACAACCTCGAAGTCTGCCTCAACTGCGGCCGCCGCCGCCCGGTCAACCTGCGGACGCCGGACGGGCCGATCTGCGGCACCTGCCCGGCCTTGCCAACCGCAACCTGCTCGATCTGCGGTGAGGAAACGCCTTGCGGCACCTCGCGAATCACCGGTCGGCCGTGGTGTCCTGCCTGCCAGAGCCGCACGGCCCGATGCTGTTCCTGCGGACGGAACGCCGCCGTGATCTCGGGCACCCTCACCCATCCGCACTGCCAGGACTGCACCACCCGCGCGGTCTGGCACGACTGCCCAACCTGCAGCGACCCGTCCCATCCGCACCCCGGCCAATGCGTTCGATGCCGAATCAATCAACGCCTCAACGAGCTCCTCGGCCCGCCCTCGGCAGCACTCCATCCCGGACTACAGGCGTTGCGGCACAACATCGCTACCGCAGAACACCCCATCACCGCCATGCGATGGCTGAAGAAGAAGTCCGTCGCGCCTGTGCTGGCCGATCTGGCTGCTGGGCGCCGGGCGTTGACACACGAAGCGCTCGATGAACTGCCCCACAGCCCGCCTCTCGCTCACCTGCGCCAAGTCCTGATCGGCGTCGGCGCGCTACCACGACGCGATGAACATATGGTCCGCATCGAGCGGCTCATCGACCAGACCCTGGCCGCGCAAACAAACCCCGAGCAACAGAAGGTGCTGCACCGCTACACCGTCTGGCACCTGACCCGTCGCCTGCGGCAACGTAACAACGGCCACCCCACCACCATCCAGCAGTTCAACTCAGTGCGCCAACGCATATACGCGGCCGTCGCCTTCCTGGACTGGCTCACCGAACACCAGCTCACGCTGGGCAGCTGTCAGCACAGCGACCTCGATCGATGGCTCACCGACGCCACCGCGACACATCGTGGGGCGGCGGGACACTTCATCCGATGGGCCCATCGGAACAAGCTGACCAGTGTCCGCGTCGGCGCCCACCGCTGGATGGGCCCTACCCGACCCCTCGATGACCAGCACCGCTGGGACATCGCGCGCCGCCTGTTGCACGACGACAGCCTCAAGCCCGATGACCGGCTGGCCGGTCTGCTCGTTCTGCTTTACGCCCAGACACCGGCTGCGATCTGCCGGATGACGATCGTCGACGTCGAAACCGAGGTTGATCCGGTCCGGTTGCATCTGGGCAGCTCGCCCATACACCTGCCCGAACCCGTCGCCGAGCTGGCCCGATTGGTTGTGTCAAATCGCAAGGGCCACGCGACCATTGGTGCGTTAACTCCCTCGATCTGGCTCTTTCCCGGCGGCCAACCCGGTCGGCCCATCAGCACCGGCCAGCTCACTCAGCGGTTGAACCGACTCGGCATCCGCCCCGGGGCTGCCCGCAGCACCGCACTGTTTCAACTCGCCACCGAGATCCCGGCAGCAATCCTGGCCCGCACGCTTGGCATTCACACCGACGTCGCTGTTTCCTGGCAACGCCTCTCGGCCGGCGACTGGACGAACTACGCCGCCCACATCAGCCGACGGCCAAATTCTCTGACCCGCAACACGAAGACGCGTGCATAGCCCGGGGTGACGGTGTGAATTGGCTCCATAAGTGGGCGCTCGCACTGGGTGGGTTGCAAAGCCCGATCCCTCCCAGCCGCCTTGACATCTCAGTAACCTTCGCAGGTCCCCTCCGAGAGCCGTCCCACTTGTTACCTGAACGCCCTGCCGCCGGTGCGGGGCTGGCCGGCCTCGACGTGGTGAAACGTTTTCACGCAAGCGGTTTCCGGATGCTCGTGATCACGTAGTTGCCCAGCCGGTTCCGCTCGGTGTTCACTGGTCGGCTCAGGCCTGCAAGCTCTTCCCAGGCTCGAATCTCCGGGTCGCCGAGCACCGTCGCCCTGCTCATCGACACGGCGAGCGGGCGGAGCCAGCGACCACGTCTACCCTCGGGAAGGCAGGCGTCCATGATCACCAGGCGTCCCCCTTTGACCAGCGAACCCCACGCGCGCGCCAGCACTAGGTCACGGTTCGGGATCACCGAGTACGACAGGCTGAACAGAACCGCTTCGAAGCACTCGGCGCTCTCCACTTTCGCGGCGTCCTTCGCGACCACGCTCACATTCGCCCAGCCGCGGCGGGTGATCAGGCGGGTGGCGCGCGCGA is part of the Mycolicibacterium tusciae JS617 genome and encodes:
- a CDS encoding tyrosine-type recombinase/integrase — translated: MILSFFSSQGWRSWDVEHRPVIPEGMPVLIDDDLLFEDGLGAPRSVSVANRWLRLLPASGAPAPSSWENYARAVKEWTEFLAEHGIGLFDTRDRLKAGLSRYAEHRAAGPISARFAATTWSQHMSILSLFYRWAIDEGVAAAEPFTYRSARAVFAGTGRDVRVNLASRRTPKPHVTIKYLEPDFTDLFRKGLRGLAPDGNRDSGFAGREMTRNAAIGDLALATGLRLGEFTHLLPWEVPALPLAPTAIPIPFPVPAGITKGRKFRTTWISYDALAGLHDYLELDRAAVTEGSAWRPPRRWGEPLLVSDPDARGGRVNGVRRSWESLTPAERRRLVAPKGGSCLLAVKADGGPFTAWATVFERTADRIRARFEPRFPHVHPHRLRHSFSMQTLEYLVTGYYRQAAKLVRDTDADAALVFYLTKADPLLVLRDLLGHSTVLTTEKYLKRLDTTRIYRQAYETAGVESGLVGEDAAQRESDAEFHDDAEEVL
- a CDS encoding transposase gives rise to the protein MTAASLARVVGGDRKGIEFPHVLIGAAFDGPAAALARALDRALLEEAGWDPVARILFLPVGHRLLGRKVCRVEQCTATAHYNYPDICHRCFTRLTRMGMTVDDIAARESLPAAPVPAPHCAVPKCRCVPTVPGAVLCEPHASNFRNRRIPVTVEEFVRHPRVRPHPPSPACSVPACTRTADGAIGYCGTHYQRWSVAQQNGPGLDEQSWRTRESGVAEPGQVNLRKLPELVVVEVLVGLQTRVREGLRLTDVVLRAVCDTLRRHQVASIHDCEPGLAPGLRARSVLASFARDARRALADPGGEQTQDIWDLAIFGHPGRLSFTAITQPWLADAAKRWAAEQLPHHRGSGASRVRGKINNIGLLSEHLARRPDRGLDPAALGRTDLEVFLNRLGHLEFTGRIGRYRRNMICRDVRQVLAGIRSLGLTRPRQPAAGLPGDFAIERIDIPADPERGEPGRCLPAEIMNVVCSNLDTLEPAEVRVATQIGIDTGRRPEDILNLTLNCLDRDKDGGEVLVYDNIKANRLRRRLPISTTTAAVITAQQHRVRHRFPDTPIAELRLLPTRVRNPDGRKAISTNTLAARHRDWLAALPTLRTEDGTEFDKTRVVPYAYRHFVPA
- a CDS encoding tyrosine-type recombinase/integrase, with product MRAFPVSLPSGQRYWTVLDEDLHVVGVADEYLRHLRFGRDAAESTTKAYAHSIALFLRWCARSGRSWQGGVEGFALFIRWLAHAGGPVEDTASGVVAGPGAATLRCPSRINGVLTAVRGMVVHAVATGTGAAGLVSMLYEVADDRDLPAEARGEDGRMAWRMRARHRLREPETTIDRASDEQIVAILRACRSARDRLIVLLMARGGLRRGELCGLRRSDVHLLVDSRRLGCEVARAHLHVVRREDNSNEAWAKSRRQRVVPLDFLVVQVFDVYEFERMRVADAANNDFVFVNLFRGKIGKPMRPDAIGELMAAASRRAGLDVVVRPHQLRHAYGSNVVDAGAGVDVVADLLGHAAVSSSQVYLHPDSSRLRAAVDAVPSPRELGAVTR
- a CDS encoding tyrosine-type recombinase/integrase, with product MRRTETAKLDLVDFGRNAAAPQFGGFGTLNVRYGKAKRGQPPRRRNVLSVMDWAVDAVADYVENVRPKFGCPDHPALWVTERGGRIKPAEINARFVAYRDALKLSKDLVPHSIRHSFVTHLTEDGVDRRFIQSQVGHECDSSTAIYTHVSSDFMNTMLQKALAPALASIPPADKD
- a CDS encoding helix-turn-helix domain-containing protein, whose product is MPAKLDYHWHLRKVMADRGMFATTDLIEPLDKRGITLSSSQVYRLVVERPERLSLKVLMALLDILDCTIDDLIEPAVSAQASARAKKAVGAEAGIGELRPKRARVRGAKGP
- a CDS encoding class I SAM-dependent methyltransferase, whose translation is MSVMGLSPSHEFIARRYDRLAWAYRLIELLFWLPPRFRRRAVDRLELRPGDRVLEIGCGSGRNLGLLRSAVGPTGLVEGIDISPGMLARATRLITRRGWANVSVVAKDAAKVESAECFEAVLFSLSYSVIPNRDLVLARAWGSLVKGGRLVIMDACLPEGRRGRWLRPLAVSMSRATVLGDPEIRAWEELAGLSRPVNTERNRLGNYVITSIRKPLA